The following coding sequences are from one Devosia neptuniae window:
- a CDS encoding DMT family transporter: MSAQSMPRVADVASLKGMALGTLAYSLFAVHDALVKGVIYDLPVMQILFTRSVVIAALCLIFGWGKLIRGLVASPNKSMMLLRAILTLAAWCMYYTAGRELQLAEMTTLYYFAPVLTTILAVIFLKEQLTLARVGAAGIGFFGVIVACNPAGLGLSLPAMLVLAAALCWAVAMILMRTISKTESSLVQIFSLNLFYVLVMGAVSLPFWQGMSTPQIIMVVATGLVGGTAQYLLVDAARLVPASVLGTVEYSALIWSFVFGYLFWREEPTQMVYYGALLVVAAGLMLAWNERRGRRVAVA; encoded by the coding sequence GTGTCCGCCCAATCCATGCCCCGTGTTGCCGATGTCGCCTCGCTCAAGGGCATGGCGTTGGGGACGCTCGCCTATTCCCTGTTTGCCGTGCATGACGCGCTGGTCAAGGGCGTGATTTATGACCTGCCGGTGATGCAGATCCTGTTCACGCGTAGCGTGGTGATTGCCGCGCTGTGCCTCATCTTCGGGTGGGGCAAGCTGATCCGCGGCCTGGTCGCCTCGCCCAACAAATCCATGATGCTGCTGCGGGCCATTCTGACGCTGGCGGCGTGGTGCATGTATTATACGGCGGGGCGCGAGCTGCAGCTGGCCGAGATGACCACGCTCTATTATTTCGCCCCGGTGCTGACCACGATCCTGGCGGTGATTTTCCTCAAGGAACAGCTGACGCTGGCCCGGGTCGGCGCGGCGGGCATCGGGTTTTTCGGGGTGATCGTCGCCTGCAATCCGGCGGGACTTGGGCTCAGCCTGCCCGCCATGCTGGTGTTGGCCGCTGCGCTCTGCTGGGCCGTGGCGATGATCCTGATGCGCACGATCTCCAAGACCGAGAGTTCGCTAGTGCAGATCTTTTCGCTCAACCTGTTCTATGTGCTGGTGATGGGCGCGGTATCGCTGCCGTTCTGGCAGGGCATGAGCACGCCGCAGATCATCATGGTGGTGGCGACGGGGCTAGTGGGCGGCACGGCGCAATATCTGCTGGTCGATGCCGCGCGGCTGGTGCCGGCCAGCGTGTTGGGCACGGTGGAATATTCGGCGCTGATCTGGAGCTTTGTGTTCGGCTATCTGTTCTGGCGCGAGGAGCCGACGCAGATGGTGTATTACGGCGCGCTGCTGGTGGTGGCGGCCGGGCTGATGCTGGCGTGGAACGAGCGGCGCGGACGACGGGTGGCGGTGGCGTAG
- the hpt gene encoding hypoxanthine phosphoribosyltransferase, which yields MTGKAYVVDELISAKAIAARVEGLAREISAHYADTDKLVVVGLLRGSFIFIADLVRELDLPVEVDFMEASSYGNSTESSREVRILKDLRGEIEGRDVLVVEDIVDTGHTLRHVLDILGTRHPRRIEVCALLNKPSRRETDVKARWVGFDIPDRFVVGYGIDYAQRNRNLPHIGAVRFTE from the coding sequence ATGACCGGCAAAGCCTATGTCGTCGATGAACTGATCTCCGCCAAGGCCATTGCCGCGCGCGTCGAAGGTCTTGCCCGCGAAATTTCCGCCCATTACGCCGATACCGACAAACTGGTCGTCGTTGGCCTGCTGCGCGGCTCCTTCATCTTCATCGCCGATCTGGTGCGTGAGCTGGACCTGCCCGTCGAGGTGGATTTCATGGAGGCGTCGTCCTACGGCAATTCGACCGAATCCAGCCGCGAAGTGCGTATCCTCAAGGACCTGCGGGGCGAGATCGAAGGCCGCGATGTGCTGGTGGTCGAAGACATTGTCGATACCGGCCACACATTGCGGCACGTGCTCGACATCCTGGGCACCCGTCACCCCCGCCGTATCGAGGTCTGCGCTCTCCTCAATAAGCCGTCGCGCCGCGAGACTGATGTGAAAGCCCGCTGGGTCGGCTTCGACATCCCCGACCGCTTCGTCGTCGGCTATGGCATCGACTATGCCCAGCGCAACCGCAACCTGCCCCATATCGGGGCGGTGCGGTTTACGGAATAG
- a CDS encoding N-acetylglucosamine kinase — MSFLGVDIGGTASRYVLADADGAVAARGSAGGATGHIFNPVERDKLVAVLQSIAAALPAGTMLSAACLGITGLGDKIRDEAASLIGDHLSLPASSIRLTDDMELAYRAAFAPGAGHLISAGTGSIGLHVTADGQIIRVGGRGLLIDDGGSGTWIALTALDRLYRGIDETGSTAQAQILADELFTPIGGSDWDATRAYIYGSDRGRIGALAQAVARAATKGDALALDILTQAGTELARLGHALVARAGHLPIGYVGGIIDLHPQIRLSLADALPDEVLLYPRLDAAAFAAQWARG; from the coding sequence ATGAGCTTTCTCGGCGTCGATATCGGCGGCACCGCCTCGCGCTATGTGCTGGCCGACGCCGATGGCGCCGTGGCCGCGCGCGGCTCCGCCGGCGGCGCGACGGGGCATATCTTCAACCCGGTCGAGCGCGACAAGCTGGTGGCCGTCCTGCAATCCATCGCGGCGGCATTGCCCGCTGGAACAATGCTCTCCGCCGCCTGCCTCGGCATAACCGGGCTGGGCGACAAAATCCGCGACGAAGCCGCCAGCCTGATCGGCGACCATCTTTCGCTGCCCGCCAGTTCAATCCGCCTCACCGACGACATGGAGCTGGCCTACCGCGCCGCTTTCGCGCCGGGCGCGGGGCATCTTATCTCCGCCGGCACCGGTTCCATTGGCCTGCATGTCACCGCCGACGGCCAGATCATCCGCGTCGGGGGCAGGGGGCTGCTGATCGACGACGGCGGCTCGGGCACCTGGATTGCCCTGACCGCGTTGGACCGGCTCTATCGCGGAATCGACGAAACCGGCTCCACAGCCCAAGCTCAAATCCTGGCCGACGAACTCTTCACCCCCATCGGCGGCAGCGATTGGGACGCTACCCGCGCCTATATCTATGGCAGCGATCGCGGCCGCATCGGCGCGCTGGCTCAAGCCGTCGCGCGTGCCGCCACCAAGGGCGACGCATTGGCGCTCGACATTCTCACCCAGGCCGGCACGGAGCTGGCCCGCCTCGGCCATGCGCTGGTGGCGCGGGCCGGGCATCTGCCCATCGGTTATGTCGGCGGCATTATCGATCTGCACCCGCAAATTCGCCTCAGCCTCGCCGATGCCCTGCCCGATGAAGTCCTGCTCTATCCGCGTCTCGACGCCGCCGCCTTCGCGGCGCAGTGGGCCCGCGGCTGA
- a CDS encoding N-acetylmannosamine-6-phosphate 2-epimerase, translating to MKLVKGSLIVSCQARADNPLHGPAFMGAMALAARDGGALGIRANGVADVAAVKAAGLPVIGIDKVFSPDVPVYITPSIATVDRLAAAGADIIAFDCTQRPRKGDAPAEIIRHIRDTLGLEAFADISTLEEGLLAAELGATYISTTLSGYTEYTEPKPDLPDFALIEALASRVSVPVVAEGRFNTPELARRALDAGAYAVVVGTMITNPREITKGFAHAIAAAK from the coding sequence ATGAAGCTGGTCAAAGGTTCGCTGATCGTTTCCTGCCAGGCGCGGGCCGACAATCCCCTGCATGGCCCGGCCTTCATGGGCGCCATGGCGCTGGCTGCCCGCGACGGCGGCGCTCTGGGCATCCGTGCCAATGGCGTGGCCGACGTAGCGGCGGTCAAGGCGGCGGGCCTGCCGGTCATCGGCATCGACAAGGTGTTTTCGCCCGACGTGCCGGTCTATATCACCCCCTCCATTGCCACTGTCGATCGGCTCGCGGCAGCGGGCGCCGATATCATCGCCTTCGATTGCACCCAGCGTCCCCGCAAGGGCGATGCGCCGGCAGAGATCATCCGCCATATCCGCGACACTCTGGGCCTCGAAGCCTTTGCCGATATCTCGACGCTGGAGGAAGGCCTGCTCGCCGCCGAACTGGGCGCGACTTATATTTCGACCACGCTGTCAGGCTATACCGAATATACCGAGCCTAAGCCGGACCTGCCCGATTTCGCCCTGATCGAAGCGCTGGCCAGCCGCGTCAGTGTCCCCGTGGTTGCCGAAGGCCGTTTCAACACGCCCGAATTGGCCCGCCGCGCGCTCGATGCCGGCGCCTATGCCGTTGTGGTGGGCACCATGATCACCAATCCGCGCGAAATCACCAAGGGTTTCGCCCACGCTATCGCGGCCGCCAAATGA
- a CDS encoding carbohydrate ABC transporter permease, with protein MSTATTINYDRRGLLGTLGRDGLLQIILIANTVIMLLPIIIMVFSAFKTTPQIFQSPFGIPDFTNVVNFVKIWNETNFLRYLLNSFIVTGASMALILTLGTMAAYAIARYEFWGAGFILMFFLAGLTLPLKLAIIPLFMLMRDLGILNNQLSLIFVYTAMGLPTTVFILTGFIRTLPNELEDAARMDGASEARIMWSIMLPLVRPAMVIAGIQNVVPIWNDFFFPLVFIQRDNLKTLPQGLTTFMGEYTTDWGVLFSGLTLSAAPIIIIYIVLSKQFISGMTSGAVK; from the coding sequence TTGAGTACCGCCACGACTATCAATTACGACCGCCGTGGCCTGCTCGGCACGCTGGGCCGCGATGGCCTGCTGCAGATCATCCTGATCGCCAATACCGTGATCATGCTGCTGCCCATCATCATTATGGTGTTCTCGGCCTTCAAGACGACGCCGCAGATTTTCCAGTCGCCCTTCGGCATTCCCGATTTCACCAATGTGGTGAACTTCGTCAAAATCTGGAACGAAACCAATTTCCTGCGCTACCTGCTCAATTCCTTCATCGTCACCGGCGCCTCCATGGCGCTGATCCTGACGCTGGGGACCATGGCCGCCTATGCCATTGCGCGCTACGAATTCTGGGGCGCCGGCTTCATCCTGATGTTCTTCCTGGCGGGTCTGACCCTGCCGCTCAAGCTGGCCATCATCCCGCTGTTCATGCTGATGCGCGATCTCGGGATTCTCAACAATCAACTCAGCCTGATCTTCGTCTATACCGCCATGGGCCTGCCCACGACGGTGTTCATCCTCACCGGCTTTATCCGCACCCTGCCCAATGAACTCGAAGACGCCGCCCGCATGGATGGCGCCAGCGAAGCGCGCATCATGTGGTCCATCATGCTGCCTTTGGTGCGCCCGGCCATGGTCATTGCCGGCATTCAGAACGTGGTGCCGATCTGGAACGATTTCTTCTTCCCGCTGGTCTTCATCCAGCGCGATAATCTCAAAACCCTGCCGCAGGGGCTCACCACCTTTATGGGTGAATATACCACCGATTGGGGCGTGCTGTTCTCGGGCCTGACCCTGTCGGCGGCGCCGATCATCATCATCTATATCGTGCTCTCCAAGCAGTTCATCTCCGGCATGACTTCGGGAGCCGTCAAATGA
- a CDS encoding carbohydrate ABC transporter permease: MPQLRMTGRGLWITALLVPPLAFVALFIVYPIVAAFAYAFFDWNGLLRGEFSGLANFHTVLFVEPYASWTRNAFTHNVIVFFALMVLQNGLGFILAYALWRELPGARFHRIAVFLPVVLSTIIVGYLFKLFLHPLFGVVNISLRGMGLGFIAQPWLGQDSTALWALIVANAWHMVGFPTLVFLAGMQRIPTEMLDAVRMETQSEWVKITKIVWPLVAPSATIVFTLLFVGAFNWFELPYIMAGLDGSPYGSTDVLGLYFYRTAFGNVSSGQQDFGLGSALAVLIFVFIAAIASVITVRLRAREIQI; the protein is encoded by the coding sequence ATGCCCCAATTACGGATGACTGGACGTGGCCTCTGGATCACGGCGCTGCTGGTGCCGCCGCTGGCCTTTGTGGCGCTGTTCATCGTCTATCCGATCGTGGCGGCTTTCGCTTATGCCTTCTTTGACTGGAATGGCCTGCTGCGCGGGGAATTCAGCGGCCTCGCCAATTTCCACACCGTGCTGTTCGTCGAGCCCTATGCCAGCTGGACCCGCAATGCCTTCACCCACAACGTCATCGTTTTCTTCGCGCTGATGGTGCTGCAAAACGGGCTGGGCTTTATCCTCGCCTATGCGCTGTGGCGCGAATTGCCCGGCGCCCGTTTCCACCGCATCGCGGTCTTCCTGCCGGTCGTGCTTTCCACCATCATTGTGGGTTACCTGTTCAAGCTGTTCCTCCACCCGCTGTTCGGCGTGGTCAATATCAGCCTGCGCGGCATGGGCCTGGGCTTTATCGCCCAGCCCTGGCTGGGGCAGGATTCCACCGCGCTCTGGGCGCTGATCGTCGCCAATGCCTGGCATATGGTGGGCTTCCCCACCCTGGTGTTCCTCGCCGGCATGCAGCGCATTCCTACCGAAATGCTCGATGCCGTGCGTATGGAAACGCAGAGCGAATGGGTCAAGATCACCAAGATCGTCTGGCCGCTCGTTGCCCCCAGCGCCACCATCGTCTTCACCCTGCTGTTCGTGGGCGCCTTCAACTGGTTCGAACTGCCCTATATCATGGCCGGGCTCGATGGCTCGCCCTATGGCTCGACCGATGTTTTGGGGCTTTATTTCTATCGCACCGCCTTCGGCAATGTCTCCTCCGGCCAGCAGGACTTTGGCCTCGGTAGCGCTTTGGCCGTGCTGATCTTTGTCTTCATCGCGGCCATTGCCAGCGTCATCACCGTCCGGTTGCGGGCCCGGGAGATCCAGATTTGA
- a CDS encoding extracellular solute-binding protein: MNKTAIRITAGLGALLIALPAMAQDLTFWSWRQEDRAQYEQFIDTFEAANPGITVTFETFEAANYNTILSTALAGGTGPDLMMVRAYGGMENVASAGYLEPLSTETIPALADFADTALAAETMRSDQKLYAVPFASQTQLVVYNKGIFDANGITEPQTWDELLAAAKKLKDAGIMPFANGTATAWQNETIVFDLTSSIMGKGFYDDLMAGKADFTDARFVEALTALKDITQYFPDGFIGLDYPSAQQLFSSGMAAMFAGGSYELATFATQNPDLELGVFAAPGKTAEDEKLVGLYYDGGYAANANGANKEAALKFLNFVASQEFGQAFANSLNNISTIPGVTFDNPLLAEVAELNKSSIPYLMLVHFRYGEPSGSVLLQQEVQKLLADQTTPEAAGKAITDGLAAWYEPFKK, translated from the coding sequence ATGAACAAGACTGCAATCCGTATCACAGCGGGCCTGGGAGCACTGCTGATCGCACTGCCCGCCATGGCCCAGGACCTGACATTCTGGAGCTGGCGCCAGGAAGATCGCGCCCAATATGAGCAGTTCATCGACACGTTCGAGGCTGCCAATCCGGGCATTACCGTCACCTTCGAAACCTTCGAGGCGGCTAATTACAACACCATCCTGTCGACGGCTCTGGCCGGCGGCACTGGTCCCGACCTGATGATGGTGCGCGCCTATGGCGGCATGGAAAACGTCGCCTCGGCTGGCTATCTCGAACCGCTGTCCACCGAAACCATCCCGGCTCTGGCCGATTTCGCTGATACGGCGCTCGCCGCCGAAACCATGCGCTCGGACCAGAAGCTTTATGCGGTGCCCTTTGCCAGCCAGACCCAGCTGGTCGTCTACAACAAGGGCATTTTCGACGCCAATGGCATCACCGAACCCCAGACCTGGGACGAGCTGCTGGCCGCCGCGAAAAAGCTCAAGGATGCGGGCATCATGCCCTTTGCCAATGGCACCGCGACCGCCTGGCAGAACGAAACCATCGTCTTCGATCTGACCTCGTCCATCATGGGCAAGGGCTTTTACGACGACCTGATGGCTGGCAAGGCCGACTTCACCGACGCCCGCTTCGTCGAGGCGCTCACCGCGCTCAAGGACATCACCCAGTATTTCCCCGATGGCTTTATCGGGCTCGACTACCCCTCCGCCCAGCAGCTGTTCAGCTCGGGCATGGCGGCAATGTTCGCTGGCGGCTCCTATGAGCTGGCAACCTTCGCCACCCAGAATCCTGATCTCGAACTGGGCGTCTTCGCCGCCCCCGGCAAGACTGCCGAGGACGAAAAGCTGGTCGGCCTCTATTACGATGGCGGCTATGCGGCCAATGCCAATGGCGCCAACAAGGAAGCGGCGCTGAAGTTCCTCAACTTCGTTGCCAGCCAGGAATTCGGCCAGGCCTTCGCCAATAGCCTCAACAACATCTCGACCATTCCGGGCGTCACCTTCGACAATCCCCTGCTGGCCGAAGTCGCCGAGCTGAACAAGTCCTCCATCCCCTATCTGATGCTGGTCCACTTCCGCTATGGCGAGCCTTCCGGCTCGGTGCTGCTGCAACAGGAAGTCCAGAAGCTGCTGGCCGACCAGACCACGCCGGAAGCTGCCGGCAAGGCAATCACCGACGGCCTGGCCGCCTGGTACGAGCCGTTCAAGAAGTAA
- a CDS encoding ABC transporter ATP-binding protein: MARLSLRGIKKRFKATEVLHGIDLDIGDREFVVFVGPSGCGKSTLLRLIAGLDPISDGEFTLNEKRMNDVPPSKRGIAMVFQSYALYPHMDVYENMAFGARLMGLDKAEVEARIAEAARMLRLDELLQRKPRELSGGQRQRVAIGRALVRKPEVLLLDEPLSNLDAALRSEVRLEIAKLHRDIGGTTIYVTHDQVEAMTLADKIVVMNRGRIEQVGSPRQLFETPANTFVGTFIGSPKMALIDITAQAGKVGIADGGAVSMAAPAGESAFKLGVRPDALKLMRGSGEGFAASVVYAEYLGDNAYVYARLADGTLVSVRTEPNDLYVPDEAVTISVDPAQVHFFSAADGRRLTV; this comes from the coding sequence ATGGCACGGTTGTCGCTGCGCGGCATCAAAAAGCGCTTCAAGGCAACCGAGGTCCTGCATGGCATCGATCTCGATATTGGCGACCGCGAATTCGTGGTGTTCGTCGGCCCGTCCGGTTGCGGCAAGTCCACTTTGCTGCGCCTGATCGCCGGGCTCGATCCGATCAGCGACGGCGAATTCACCCTCAATGAAAAGCGCATGAACGACGTGCCGCCCTCCAAGCGCGGCATTGCCATGGTGTTCCAGTCCTACGCACTTTATCCGCATATGGACGTCTATGAGAACATGGCCTTTGGCGCCCGCCTCATGGGGCTCGACAAGGCCGAGGTCGAAGCGCGCATTGCCGAAGCCGCCCGCATGTTGCGCCTCGATGAGCTCCTGCAGCGCAAGCCGCGCGAACTCTCGGGCGGCCAGCGCCAGCGCGTTGCCATCGGCCGGGCTCTGGTGCGCAAGCCTGAAGTCCTGCTGCTCGACGAGCCTTTGAGCAATCTCGACGCAGCCCTCCGCTCCGAAGTGCGGCTCGAAATCGCCAAGCTGCACCGCGATATCGGCGGCACCACCATTTACGTCACTCATGACCAGGTTGAGGCCATGACCCTGGCCGACAAGATCGTGGTGATGAACCGCGGGCGGATCGAGCAGGTCGGCAGCCCGCGCCAATTGTTTGAGACCCCGGCCAATACCTTTGTGGGCACCTTTATCGGCTCGCCCAAAATGGCGCTGATCGATATCACGGCCCAAGCCGGGAAGGTCGGCATTGCTGATGGCGGCGCGGTGTCCATGGCGGCCCCGGCCGGCGAAAGCGCCTTCAAGCTCGGCGTTCGGCCCGATGCGCTCAAGCTGATGCGCGGGTCCGGCGAGGGCTTTGCCGCCAGCGTCGTCTATGCCGAATATCTTGGTGACAACGCCTATGTCTATGCGCGCCTCGCCGATGGCACGCTGGTCAGCGTGCGCACCGAACCCAACGATCTCTACGTGCCCGACGAGGCGGTGACCATCTCGGTCGATCCGGCCCAGGTGCACTTCTTTTCCGCCGCGGATGGACGGCGGCTGACAGTTTAG
- a CDS encoding N-acetylmuramic acid 6-phosphate etherase gives MSTTESASPRFAGIEDWGSSDLVLGILEGQFAAIAAVQAAAPALAEAIDRGAERLAKGGRLIYMGAGTSGRIATQDAAELPPTFNWPYERALSLMAGGSTALTLAAEGAEDSEELAQADLDRVQVGPNDVVLGLAASGRTPYAIAGLVHARKAGALTIGIFNNPGGKLGEVADIAVLLATGSEFLAGSTRMKAGTAQKAALNCISTGVMIKLGFVYRGMMVEMKPTNVKLVDRAAKMVAALTGADYDTARQTLDIADGSIKLATVMLEKGVDALAAGKALEAAGGNLRKALE, from the coding sequence ATGAGCACCACAGAATCCGCCTCCCCTCGCTTTGCCGGTATCGAGGATTGGGGCAGCAGCGATCTGGTGCTGGGCATCCTCGAGGGGCAATTTGCGGCTATCGCCGCGGTGCAGGCCGCAGCACCCGCCTTGGCCGAAGCCATCGACCGGGGCGCCGAGCGCCTGGCCAAGGGCGGAAGGCTGATCTATATGGGCGCGGGCACGTCGGGCCGGATCGCGACGCAAGACGCCGCCGAATTGCCGCCCACCTTCAACTGGCCCTATGAGCGCGCCCTTTCGTTGATGGCCGGCGGCTCGACCGCACTGACACTGGCAGCCGAAGGGGCCGAGGACAGCGAAGAACTGGCGCAGGCGGATCTCGACAGGGTGCAGGTTGGCCCCAATGACGTGGTGCTTGGCCTCGCCGCCAGCGGCCGCACGCCCTACGCCATTGCGGGGCTGGTGCATGCCCGCAAGGCTGGGGCACTGACCATCGGCATTTTCAACAATCCGGGCGGCAAGCTGGGCGAGGTCGCCGATATTGCCGTGCTGCTGGCGACCGGCAGCGAGTTCCTGGCCGGTTCGACCCGCATGAAGGCCGGCACGGCACAGAAGGCGGCGCTCAACTGTATTTCGACCGGGGTGATGATCAAGCTGGGCTTTGTCTATCGCGGCATGATGGTGGAGATGAAGCCCACCAATGTGAAACTGGTCGACCGTGCCGCCAAGATGGTCGCGGCATTGACCGGGGCCGATTATGACACGGCGCGGCAGACGCTGGACATTGCCGATGGCAGCATCAAGCTGGCGACCGTGATGCTGGAAAAGGGCGTGGATGCGCTGGCGGCCGGCAAGGCGCTGGAGGCCGCCGGGGGGAATTTGCGGAAGGCGTTGGAATAG
- a CDS encoding GNAT family N-acetyltransferase has product MQFDITDDATDPAIARIGDELATFNRADVGPSDRRTLAVLLRDGDTITAGLSGYTAWGWLYIQWLWIDEAQRGKGIAAQLLAAAEAEASNRGCRGAYIDTFNPVALRTYRKAGYAVFGALEDFPKGRTRSFLMKALP; this is encoded by the coding sequence ATGCAATTCGACATCACCGATGACGCCACCGACCCGGCAATAGCCCGCATCGGCGACGAACTCGCCACATTCAACCGGGCCGATGTCGGTCCCTCCGACCGCCGCACCCTCGCCGTCCTGCTCCGCGATGGCGACACCATCACCGCCGGCCTATCCGGCTACACCGCCTGGGGCTGGCTCTACATCCAGTGGCTGTGGATCGACGAAGCCCAGCGCGGCAAAGGCATTGCTGCACAATTGCTCGCAGCGGCCGAGGCCGAAGCGAGCAACCGGGGCTGCCGCGGGGCCTATATCGACACCTTCAACCCGGTGGCGTTGCGGACCTATCGCAAAGCGGGTTATGCCGTGTTCGGCGCGCTCGAAGACTTTCCCAAGGGCCGCACCCGTTCTTTCCTCATGAAAGCCTTGCCTTGA
- a CDS encoding DMT family transporter yields the protein MNTPLSGIGLGAAGIVVLCSMDATAKALGAHLPTFEIVFLRFIGAAIWLVLWIWLSRGAWPKRSNLGRHIMRGALFTVTAFMFFYAVSHLPLAIAAALAMTAPVYVTGLGMLALREPVRLQPVIALVLGGIGSAIIVFGGGDAVTGGSADILAWGAAILAPLCYALTLVLLKHHSGDESAAAITLAQSVVAAAFTLPLAASNFVIPTGIVAAQAVLIGILGAGGFLLLINGLKRVPVSVFAVLDYTGLIWAAVFGWLFFAEVPGVELYLGGALIIAACAVGARTSGKPVVA from the coding sequence ATGAATACTCCCCTGAGCGGCATCGGGCTGGGCGCTGCGGGCATTGTCGTGCTGTGCAGCATGGATGCGACCGCCAAGGCGCTGGGCGCGCATCTGCCCACATTCGAGATCGTCTTCCTGCGCTTTATCGGCGCGGCGATCTGGCTGGTGCTGTGGATCTGGCTGAGCCGGGGCGCCTGGCCCAAGCGGAGTAATCTGGGCCGCCACATCATGCGCGGGGCGCTGTTCACCGTTACCGCCTTCATGTTCTTTTATGCGGTAAGCCATTTGCCGCTGGCGATTGCCGCGGCCTTGGCGATGACGGCGCCGGTCTATGTGACGGGGCTGGGCATGTTGGCTTTGCGCGAGCCGGTGCGGCTGCAGCCGGTGATTGCGCTGGTGCTGGGCGGGATCGGTTCGGCCATTATCGTGTTTGGCGGCGGCGATGCGGTGACCGGCGGCTCGGCCGATATTCTGGCCTGGGGCGCGGCGATCCTGGCGCCGCTCTGTTATGCGCTGACGCTGGTGCTGCTCAAGCACCATTCGGGCGATGAAAGCGCGGCGGCAATTACGCTGGCGCAATCGGTCGTAGCGGCAGCATTCACCCTGCCCCTGGCGGCGAGCAATTTCGTTATTCCCACGGGGATCGTTGCCGCGCAGGCGGTGTTGATCGGGATTTTGGGAGCCGGTGGCTTCCTGCTGCTGATCAACGGGCTCAAGCGCGTGCCGGTCTCGGTGTTTGCCGTGCTCGACTATACCGGGCTGATCTGGGCGGCGGTATTTGGCTGGCTGTTCTTTGCCGAGGTGCCTGGGGTGGAACTGTATCTCGGCGGCGCGTTGATCATTGCGGCTTGCGCGGTGGGCGCTCGGACGTCGGGAAAGCCGGTGGTGGCTTAG
- a CDS encoding anhydro-N-acetylmuramic acid kinase has product MQPIWAIGLMTGTVLDGNIDIALLRTDGETISEFGAYTLAPYGADLRALLVETLDTARKWNFAAEDPAIFARAEKALTEAQSNAVRDFVIAQGLSMADIGIVGFHGQSVLHRAPQPGRIGATRQLGDGALMADMLGTKVAYDFRSADVAAGGQGAPLSAIYHAALLRGLKADGDTAVLNLGGVANVTWWDGEDLVIAFDTGPANAPINDFVGALGLGDMDRDGKLALAGTVDEARLAKLLEHLYLRAAYPKSLDRFDFTADMAKGESAENGAALLTAFTTSAVGKGLDLLPRRPKRIIVCGGGRRNPAIMAMLPQRAGVEVIPAETVGWRGDAIEAECFAFLAVRVLRGLPISFPTTTGVPAPMTGGRLAG; this is encoded by the coding sequence ATGCAACCCATCTGGGCCATCGGGCTGATGACCGGCACCGTGCTGGACGGCAATATCGACATTGCCCTGCTGCGAACTGATGGCGAAACCATCTCCGAATTCGGCGCCTATACCCTGGCCCCCTATGGCGCGGACCTGCGGGCATTGTTGGTCGAAACGCTCGACACCGCTCGCAAATGGAACTTTGCCGCCGAGGACCCCGCTATCTTCGCCAGGGCGGAAAAGGCCCTGACCGAAGCCCAGTCCAATGCCGTGCGCGACTTCGTCATTGCCCAGGGCCTGAGCATGGCCGATATCGGCATTGTCGGCTTTCACGGCCAAAGCGTGCTGCATCGCGCGCCCCAGCCGGGCCGTATCGGCGCCACCCGCCAGCTTGGCGACGGCGCGCTGATGGCGGATATGCTGGGCACCAAAGTCGCCTATGATTTCCGCAGCGCCGACGTGGCCGCAGGCGGGCAGGGGGCGCCGCTCTCGGCCATTTATCATGCGGCGCTTTTGCGCGGCCTCAAGGCCGATGGCGATACCGCCGTGCTCAATCTGGGCGGCGTTGCCAATGTCACATGGTGGGATGGCGAGGACCTGGTCATCGCCTTCGATACCGGCCCGGCCAATGCCCCGATCAACGATTTCGTCGGCGCGCTCGGCCTGGGCGATATGGACCGCGACGGCAAATTGGCGCTGGCCGGAACGGTCGACGAAGCCCGCCTCGCCAAGCTGTTGGAGCATCTCTATCTCCGCGCGGCCTATCCCAAGTCGCTTGATCGCTTCGACTTCACCGCCGACATGGCCAAGGGCGAGAGTGCCGAAAACGGCGCGGCTTTGCTCACCGCCTTCACCACCTCGGCGGTCGGCAAGGGGCTGGACCTGCTGCCGCGTCGGCCAAAGCGGATCATCGTTTGCGGCGGCGGTCGGCGCAATCCGGCCATCATGGCGATGTTGCCCCAGCGCGCCGGCGTGGAGGTGATCCCCGCCGAGACAGTCGGCTGGCGCGGCGACGCGATTGAAGCCGAATGTTTTGCGTTTTTGGCCGTGCGGGTCTTACGTGGCCTGCCGATCAGTTTCCCGACAACGACGGGTGTGCCCGCGCCGATGACCGGCGGGCGGTTGGCGGGCTAG